In Vibrio sp. STUT-A11, a genomic segment contains:
- a CDS encoding valine--pyruvate transaminase has translation MQYSKFGEKFNQYSGITQLMDDLNDGLRTPGAIMLGGGNPAAIPAMLDYFHQASEEMLASGELIAALTNYDGPQGKDAFIKALAKLFRETYGWNISEKNISLTNGSQSGFFYLFNLLAGQQPDGSHKKVLLPIAPEYIGYGDAGVDEDIFVSYHPEIELLDNGLFKYHVDFEKLKVDDSVAAICASRPTNPTGNVLTDEEVRKLDKLARENNIPLIIDNAYGLPFPNIIFEDVEPFWNDNTILCMSLSKLGLPGVRCGIVIANEAITQALTNMNGIISLAPGSVGPALANHIIGNGDLLKLSSDVIKPYYQQKSLRAVELLQQAITDERFRIHKPEGAIFLWLWFDELPITTMELYQRLKARGVLIVPGEYFFIGQEDEWDHAHQCLRMNYVQDDEMMQKGITIIAEEVEKAYQKGK, from the coding sequence ATGCAGTACTCAAAGTTTGGCGAAAAATTTAATCAGTATTCAGGTATCACACAGTTAATGGATGATTTAAATGATGGTCTTCGCACACCAGGTGCCATCATGCTCGGTGGAGGTAACCCTGCCGCCATTCCTGCCATGCTCGATTACTTTCACCAAGCCAGTGAGGAAATGCTCGCCAGCGGAGAACTCATCGCCGCACTCACCAACTATGATGGTCCCCAAGGTAAAGACGCGTTTATTAAAGCGCTGGCAAAACTGTTTCGTGAAACCTACGGTTGGAACATCAGTGAGAAGAACATCAGTCTGACCAATGGCAGCCAAAGCGGTTTCTTCTACCTATTTAATTTACTCGCAGGCCAACAGCCTGATGGTTCACACAAAAAAGTACTGTTGCCGATCGCGCCAGAGTATATTGGTTATGGTGATGCAGGTGTTGATGAAGATATTTTCGTCTCGTACCACCCAGAAATCGAATTACTTGATAATGGCTTGTTTAAATACCACGTTGATTTTGAAAAGCTAAAAGTCGATGATTCCGTCGCCGCTATCTGTGCTTCTCGCCCAACCAACCCGACGGGTAACGTACTAACGGATGAAGAAGTTCGTAAACTAGACAAGCTCGCGCGTGAAAATAATATCCCACTAATCATTGATAACGCTTACGGTTTGCCATTCCCGAACATCATTTTTGAAGATGTTGAACCATTCTGGAATGACAATACGATTCTGTGTATGAGCCTGTCCAAGCTTGGTTTGCCGGGCGTACGCTGCGGTATCGTGATTGCCAACGAAGCGATTACCCAGGCTTTGACCAATATGAATGGCATTATCAGCCTCGCGCCGGGGAGCGTCGGCCCTGCACTGGCCAACCATATCATTGGTAATGGCGACCTGCTTAAATTGAGTTCGGATGTGATTAAGCCTTACTACCAGCAGAAATCTCTACGTGCGGTAGAACTGCTGCAGCAAGCGATTACGGACGAGCGTTTTCGTATTCACAAACCTGAAGGCGCAATCTTCTTGTGGCTGTGGTTTGACGAACTGCCAATCACCACTATGGAACTGTACCAACGTCTGAAAGCTCGTGGAGTGCTGATTGTACCGGGTGAGTACTTCTTTATCGGTCAGGAAGATGAATGGGATCATGCGCATCAATGTCTGCGTATGAACTACGTTCAGGATGACGAGATGATGCAGAAAGGTATCACAATTATCGCTGAAGAAGTTGAAAAGGCTTACCAAAAAGGTAAATAG
- a CDS encoding alpha-amylase — MKKTILALSIGLLSACSQIPENAIVLSVGDDKAMFEQNDQGLLVAEQKLDKGNYTFTIADSKQSCGSSFALAEESRIKFNTPLKMDNCATDAAMPLRIFKANTYQFTLNPTTNELTVKIKPKQSQVTSFTCPVATDTAKTINVAETFSDGTLVRDALTGQETTVTNGAVTLQAGPMSQGLLLLEEVEQQANKPFSWDNATVYFVMTDRFYNGNPNNDNSYGRSKDGKFEIGTFHGGDLAGLTKKLDYIESLGVNAIWITSPLEQIHGWVGGGDKGDFKHYGYHGYYHQDWTKLDANMGTEGELRTFIDSAHNKGIRIIWDVVMNHTGYATLADMQEFGFGQLYLDDQEAKQVLGEKWTDWQPKSGQSWHSFNDYVKYSDNQAWEKWWGKAWIRTDIGNYDAPGYNDISMSLNYLPDLKTESTQKTGLPNFFHNKDTGARDEQKTPREHLITWLSDWVRDYGVDGFRVDTAKHVEMDAWSELKASTTQALTEWKQNNPDKALDDLPFWMTGEVWAHSVVKSPYFDNGFDSIINFEFQSDVAPKGLKCFANLDSDYRRYAEQINNDPEFNVLSYLSSHDTQLFWSARSRSFDDQARAANALMLTPGAVQIYYGDEIARDFGHTGSDTHQGTRSDMPWDKIHGEREDLLQHWQKLGEFRKRHPAVAQGKHITRNQEGYYAFERQYQDDKVLIVYTGE, encoded by the coding sequence ATGAAAAAAACAATTCTCGCACTCTCTATTGGTCTGCTTAGTGCTTGCAGCCAAATTCCAGAAAATGCCATCGTATTAAGCGTCGGTGATGACAAAGCCATGTTCGAGCAAAACGATCAAGGATTACTCGTCGCAGAACAAAAACTGGACAAAGGCAATTACACTTTCACGATTGCCGACAGCAAACAAAGCTGTGGTAGTAGCTTCGCTCTGGCAGAAGAAAGCCGCATCAAATTCAACACACCATTAAAAATGGATAACTGTGCAACGGATGCTGCTATGCCGCTGCGCATTTTCAAAGCCAATACCTACCAATTTACGCTCAACCCAACGACCAATGAGCTGACGGTGAAGATCAAACCAAAACAGTCTCAGGTAACCAGCTTCACTTGCCCTGTCGCAACCGATACTGCTAAAACCATCAATGTCGCGGAAACCTTTAGTGATGGGACTTTGGTTCGAGATGCACTGACGGGACAAGAGACAACCGTAACCAATGGCGCAGTCACCCTTCAGGCAGGCCCAATGAGTCAGGGGCTGCTACTGCTAGAGGAAGTTGAACAGCAAGCGAATAAACCATTCAGCTGGGATAACGCCACCGTTTATTTCGTCATGACCGACCGTTTTTACAATGGTAATCCAAACAACGACAACAGCTATGGCCGCAGTAAAGACGGTAAATTCGAGATCGGCACCTTCCACGGTGGTGACTTGGCAGGCCTGACCAAAAAGCTCGACTACATTGAATCTCTCGGTGTTAACGCGATTTGGATAACCTCACCGCTGGAGCAAATTCACGGCTGGGTTGGCGGTGGCGACAAAGGCGATTTCAAACACTACGGCTATCACGGCTACTACCATCAAGACTGGACTAAACTCGATGCCAATATGGGCACCGAAGGTGAGCTGCGAACCTTCATCGATTCCGCGCATAACAAAGGCATTCGCATCATTTGGGATGTGGTGATGAACCATACTGGCTACGCCACACTGGCCGACATGCAGGAGTTTGGTTTTGGTCAGCTTTACCTTGATGACCAAGAAGCGAAACAAGTGCTGGGTGAAAAATGGACCGACTGGCAGCCAAAATCGGGTCAGAGTTGGCATAGCTTCAACGACTACGTCAAATACAGCGATAACCAAGCGTGGGAAAAATGGTGGGGCAAAGCGTGGATTCGTACCGACATCGGTAATTACGATGCTCCGGGATACAACGACATCAGCATGTCTCTGAATTACTTACCGGATCTGAAAACCGAGTCAACTCAGAAAACCGGTTTACCAAACTTCTTCCACAACAAAGATACCGGCGCACGTGATGAACAAAAGACGCCGCGCGAACATCTGATCACTTGGCTATCCGATTGGGTCCGTGATTATGGCGTTGATGGGTTCCGTGTCGATACCGCCAAACATGTAGAAATGGACGCGTGGTCAGAATTGAAAGCCAGTACCACACAAGCGCTTACCGAATGGAAACAAAACAACCCAGATAAAGCGCTGGACGATTTACCATTCTGGATGACGGGCGAAGTCTGGGCACACAGCGTGGTAAAGAGCCCTTACTTCGATAACGGATTCGATTCAATTATCAATTTCGAATTCCAATCAGATGTGGCACCAAAAGGGCTGAAATGTTTTGCCAACCTCGACAGCGATTACCGACGCTATGCAGAGCAAATCAACAACGACCCCGAGTTCAATGTGTTGAGTTACCTTTCTTCTCATGACACGCAGCTGTTCTGGTCTGCACGTAGCCGCAGCTTCGATGATCAGGCTCGCGCTGCAAATGCGTTAATGCTGACACCTGGCGCGGTTCAGATCTATTACGGCGACGAAATTGCCCGTGACTTTGGTCATACCGGTTCAGATACCCACCAAGGGACCCGCTCCGACATGCCATGGGATAAGATTCATGGCGAGCGTGAAGACTTACTGCAGCACTGGCAAAAACTGGGAGAATTCCGTAAGCGTCACCCAGCCGTTGCTCAAGGTAAGCACATTACACGTAATCAGGAAGGATATTACGCGTTCGAGCGCCAGTATCAGGATGACAAAGTACTTATTGTCTACACTGGCGAATAG
- the glyS gene encoding glycine--tRNA ligase subunit beta has product MAKEFLIELGTEELPPTQLRTLAEAFAANFEAELKSAELAHEGIKWFAAPRRLALKVAALAESQSDKVVEKRGPAVSAAFDADGNPTKAAQGWARGCGITVDQADRMVTDKGEWLLFKQEVKGQPTSEIVVELAAKALANLPIAKPMRWGNKTTQFIRPVKTLTMLMGSDLIEGEILGVASARTIRGHRFMGEQEFTIDSAEQYPAILEERGKVMADYEARKAIILADAQKAAAAVGGIADLEDDLVEEVTSLVEWPVVLTAKFEEEFLKVPSEALVYTMKGDQKYFPVYSEDKKLLPNFIFVSNIESKEPRHVIEGNEKVVRPRLADAEFFFNTDRKRPLIDRLPELENAIFQKQLGTIKDKTDRITALSGYIAKQIGADVEKSTRAGLLAKCDLMTSMVFEFTDTQGVMGMHYATHDGEDEQVALALYEQYMPRFAGDVLPSSAISSAVAMADKLDTIVGIFGIGQAPKGSDPFALRRASLGVLRIIVENGYNLDLLDLIREAKVQFGSKLTNDNVEQDVIEFMLGRFNAWYKDEGFSVDIIQAVLARRPTKPADFDQRVKAVSHFRELEAAESLAAANKRVGNILAKFDGELTEEIDLSLLQEDAEKALAESVEVMTEALEPAFATGNYQEALSKLADLREPVDAFFDNVMVMADDEALKKNRLTLLNNLRNLFLQIADISLLQK; this is encoded by the coding sequence ATGGCAAAAGAATTTCTAATCGAGCTAGGTACAGAAGAGCTACCACCAACGCAACTTCGTACTCTGGCTGAAGCATTCGCAGCAAACTTTGAAGCTGAACTAAAAAGCGCAGAGCTTGCTCATGAAGGCATCAAGTGGTTTGCAGCACCTCGCCGTCTGGCACTTAAAGTAGCCGCACTGGCAGAAAGCCAATCTGACAAAGTCGTTGAAAAACGCGGCCCTGCGGTATCTGCAGCATTTGACGCTGACGGTAACCCAACCAAAGCAGCTCAAGGCTGGGCTCGTGGTTGTGGCATTACGGTTGACCAAGCGGATCGCATGGTAACAGACAAAGGTGAATGGCTACTATTCAAACAAGAAGTGAAAGGTCAGCCGACATCTGAGATCGTGGTTGAGCTAGCAGCAAAAGCACTGGCAAACCTACCTATCGCAAAACCAATGCGTTGGGGTAACAAAACCACTCAATTTATTCGTCCAGTAAAAACTCTGACCATGTTAATGGGCAGCGATCTGATCGAAGGTGAAATCTTAGGCGTAGCATCTGCTCGCACGATCCGTGGCCACCGCTTCATGGGCGAGCAAGAATTCACTATCGACTCTGCTGAGCAATACCCTGCGATTCTTGAAGAACGCGGTAAAGTTATGGCGGATTACGAAGCTCGTAAAGCAATCATCCTGGCTGACGCACAAAAAGCGGCAGCAGCGGTTGGCGGTATCGCTGATCTAGAAGATGACTTAGTAGAAGAAGTGACCTCTCTGGTTGAATGGCCAGTGGTACTTACAGCGAAATTCGAAGAAGAATTCCTCAAAGTGCCTTCTGAAGCCTTGGTTTACACCATGAAAGGTGACCAGAAGTACTTCCCTGTTTACTCTGAAGACAAGAAGCTACTGCCTAACTTCATCTTCGTATCAAACATTGAGTCGAAAGAACCTCGCCACGTTATCGAAGGTAACGAGAAAGTTGTACGTCCACGTCTAGCTGATGCCGAGTTCTTCTTCAACACTGACCGCAAGCGTCCACTGATTGACCGTCTTCCTGAGCTGGAAAACGCGATTTTCCAGAAGCAACTGGGCACAATCAAAGACAAAACCGATCGTATCACAGCGCTTTCTGGCTACATCGCCAAGCAAATTGGTGCCGATGTTGAGAAATCGACTCGTGCAGGTTTGTTGGCGAAGTGTGACCTAATGACTTCAATGGTATTCGAGTTTACGGATACTCAAGGTGTTATGGGTATGCATTACGCAACTCATGATGGTGAAGATGAGCAAGTAGCACTCGCACTGTACGAGCAGTACATGCCGCGTTTCGCTGGTGATGTTCTGCCAAGTAGCGCGATTTCTTCTGCAGTGGCAATGGCTGACAAGCTGGACACTATCGTTGGTATCTTCGGTATTGGCCAAGCACCGAAAGGCAGCGACCCATTTGCACTTCGTCGTGCCTCTCTGGGCGTACTACGTATCATCGTTGAAAACGGCTACAACCTAGACCTTCTAGACCTTATCCGTGAAGCAAAAGTACAGTTTGGTTCTAAACTGACTAACGACAATGTTGAGCAAGATGTCATCGAGTTCATGCTTGGTCGTTTCAATGCATGGTATAAAGATGAAGGTTTCAGTGTCGATATCATTCAAGCTGTACTGGCGCGTCGCCCGACTAAACCAGCTGATTTCGACCAACGTGTGAAAGCGGTATCTCACTTCCGTGAGCTAGAAGCAGCAGAATCTTTAGCAGCTGCGAACAAACGTGTAGGTAACATCCTGGCGAAATTCGATGGCGAACTAACAGAAGAGATCGACTTGTCTCTTCTACAAGAAGATGCAGAAAAAGCACTAGCAGAAAGCGTTGAAGTGATGACTGAAGCACTTGAGCCAGCCTTTGCGACAGGTAACTACCAAGAGGCCTTAAGCAAACTTGCTGACCTACGTGAGCCAGTGGATGCGTTTTTCGACAACGTAATGGTAATGGCAGACGACGAAGCACTTAAGAAGAACCGTCTGACCCTGCTGAACAATCTGCGTAACCTGTTCCTACAGATCGCCGACATCTCTCTTCTGCAAAAATAA